ATACACATTTCCATCATCCCCATAGGAACCATTCGCCAGTGTCTTCCAATTGTTGGTGCTGAAGATATCTGTCTGCAGCCGCATTCCAGTAAGGTCGCCCAATGTGTTGTCGCTTATGTTTCCCATCCAGTATGCACGCTGGTCGGTTCCATTAGCTTTCTGGTAGATGTTGCCTGCGGGATTACCGCTGGTTGCCCGCCAGTCGGCCGCACTCGATGGGAAAAGCGTATCATAACCAGGGCCCCGGCTGGTCGTCCCACGTAGGACTGTTGCCATCCTTCAGAACCGGTGTCAAATGTATAGGGTAGAGCAAAGACAGAAAGCACTGTTCCCGGTAACAGTAGTGCAGTTACGACGATAATTATTTTTATTTTCTTTTGTATTAACATGTGTTCGTCCTTGTAATTTGAATAACTGAAATACTATTCAGCCTGTTAATGTTTGCCATTGGCATGCAAAAAATATACCTGTAAGAACCGGTGTAGAGTGTTATGGCAAAATTCTGTTTCTTTAGCCCGCATTTTTCATGAACATTGTGTCAATTTTGAGAATATCTGTAGAATACAAACAATGAGCCAACTCTCAATGATTGAACAAAATTTACACAATGTTCACCCAAGGTCAGTCCAGGCTACGCCATTTGCTGCAGTATTTCGGCAGTAAATAGAGGTCACTATAATTTACTGCCGAGAATTTTTAAGCTGACGCCACCTGAACTGATAAGAAATGCAGGTTAGAGTTTTTCTGGCTCGGGAGAAAGATAAAAAAGCATTACAAATTATAATTAATCGATATTCCGGAAAAAAGAAAAACTGTTTCCTGTTTTAAGGAAATTATTTATTGGGAGCTCTGAAAAAATTTACGGCAACTGTCAGGTAGGAAGATGGTTATGGGTAAAGGCAGGGCTGGGTAGTTTTCAGTTGATTTTTTCATCGTTTTGCGTGTTCTTCCTATTTAACCGTCAATTTGCGGGGTGTTGTATTTGGTTATTTCAATTAAGGTTTCTAAACGCACAACTCTTTTGTCAACATCGACTACATGGGATTGCAGTTTATCTATGTCTTGATTTAAGCGTTTGGTTTCATCGGTGAGTTTTAATACATCAATTAACAACTCTTTCCAGCCTGCCATTATTTCTCTCCCAGTAATGCTAATGTGTTATGTAAGCGTTCACGTGTTTTTACGGTGTCCGCTATTGCTTCTTTAACTCTTGTGGATACCAGATCAAATAATTCTGATTCATTAAGATCTGCTGGAACATCAGGGTCAAAGGCATCTATGGCCATGCGTACAATTTCGGCAGCTGAAGTATTTTGTTTTTCAGCCAGATCTTTGAGTTTGTTAATTTGGCGTGGGGCAATAAGATATTGTTTTCGAACTAAGTTTTCTGTGATTTGCATATATTTATCCCATAAGTTTTGATTTATTCCTGTCTTTTAAATTAGTATATGCATACACAAGCATATACACAAGTTATTTCTGTTGTTTCCCCTGTTATTTGTAAATATCTCACTTATGGACAGACTCTATATGACAAGGAAATTATCACTGACCGGTTTAATTCCTTTTCCAGACCATTCAACATCAGGGAGGCATGCCCGGCAGAGTCGATAATACCTTATGGAGTCAGTATCATGATTGATTAAGGTGATCATATTTCAATAACATCCTGATTCACAATAAAGAGATTTCTTCTCATTTTCTGAAGTGCAGGATTGAGGATTCATATTAACAGCATTAATCAGGCAGGAAATTAATTTTCAACCCAGGGCAACATCCAGAATCATCATAGTGGCAAATCCGGTCATTGTTGCCATGGTCACAATATCGATATTAGCGTAATTTCTCTGGGATTCGGGGATAAGTTCTTCCACAACAACAAAAATCATTGCTCCGGCGGCAAAGCAGAGGGCATAGGGGAGGATATTCTGCATTTTCATGACAAAGAGGGCACCAATGACTCCGGCGACGGGTTCCACAATACCGGAAGCCTGGCCCAGCATGAAACTTTTTGTTTTGCTCATTCCCTCTCTTCTCAGGGGCAGAGCCACTGCAGTTCCTTCCGGAAAATTCTGGATACCGATCCCGATGGCAAGGGCAATGGCGCCACCCAGTGTTGCGGAAGGGAGTCCAGCGGCGACAGCTCCAAAGGCCACACCGACAGCCAGTCCTTCCGGAATATTGTGCAGGGTGATGGCCAGCACCAGCAGTGTACTTCGCTGCCATGATGTTTTAATGCCTTCAGTTTTGTCTGTACTGAGTCCGGGGTGAAGATGGGGGAGAAATTTGTCGGTCAACCGCATGAAAATACCTCCGCCCATAAAACCGATGGTGGCTGTCAGCCAGGGTGTATGGCCCAGCTCTTCCGCCATCTCGATACCGGGAGCAAGCAGGGACCAGAAGCTTGCGGCAATCATGACCCCAGCTGCAAAACCGAGCATCGAATCCATCAGCTTGGCATTAACCGTTCTGGTCAGGAAAACCAGGGCCGCACCAGCGGCGGTCACACCCCAGGTGAAAAGTGTTGCAAGCAGAGCTTGGACAACAGGGTTGAACTGCAGCATGTATTCCGACATTTTTATAGGCCTCCATGTCAATAATTGGATATCACATGCTGTTTATCATACCAGATGCCTCCTTCAGTATTCAAACCGTATGAGCGGGTATGAACACTTTTTTCAGTTCAAACCGATTTTCTCCCAATACCCTTCTATTTCCAGCTTTTTTTTTAAAAAAAAGAGCAATTCATTCCGGTTGCTTTTGCCGGAATGGGTTTTTCTGTATTCTGACAATATTGCTTTTTTTTGCCGGGATTCATAAAGATTCCATTCTACAAGAAGGTCCTGCTGCTGGTCCGGTGTCATAAAGTATCACCTGATGAATTAAGGCACTCTTAAGTTGTGTTGTGACGACTGATTATTTGAGAGCAATTTTTTTCATAATAACCGGAAGATCTTACAAATTTCCTACAAACTGGGTATCCGCTTGCCTCCAGTAACCACAACATGTAGTATATCCTCAATGAACATTTTGGAGGAGGATATTAATTGGAGCAAGAAGATTACCCGGAAGACTTTGAGCAATTTATTGTCAGGTTTGCAACTGAGCAAGATTGTTACGACTATATTTCGAAAATTCGCTGGGCCAACGGTTTTACTTGCCCGCGTTGTTGTAGCAGCAACTACTGGCGGAAAACCAATAAACGCCCGCTGATGGTCTGCGCGAGCTGTGGACTTCAAACCTCGATCACCGCTGGAACTATTTTCCAGGGAACTCGCAAGCCCCTTCGACTCTGGTTCCACGTTATGTGGTGGATGATGTCGCAAAAGACGGGCGCCAGCGCAAAGAATTTGCAGCATACTATGGGATTCAAGCGATATGAGACAGCATGGACTTGGCTGCATAAACTTCGACACGCCATGATTCGCCCTGGCCGTGATCGGCTTATAGGTGCTGTAGAGGTAGACGAAACATTTATAGGCGGTGCCGAGAATGATACTAAAGGCCGCGAAACAG
The DNA window shown above is from Desulfomarina profundi and carries:
- a CDS encoding ZIP family metal transporter → MSEYMLQFNPVVQALLATLFTWGVTAAGAALVFLTRTVNAKLMDSMLGFAAGVMIAASFWSLLAPGIEMAEELGHTPWLTATIGFMGGGIFMRLTDKFLPHLHPGLSTDKTEGIKTSWQRSTLLVLAITLHNIPEGLAVGVAFGAVAAGLPSATLGGAIALAIGIGIQNFPEGTAVALPLRREGMSKTKSFMLGQASGIVEPVAGVIGALFVMKMQNILPYALCFAAGAMIFVVVEELIPESQRNYANIDIVTMATMTGFATMMILDVALG
- a CDS encoding IS1595 family transposase; its protein translation is MEQEDYPEDFEQFIVRFATEQDCYDYISKIRWANGFTCPRCCSSNYWRKTNKRPLMVCASCGLQTSITAGTIFQGTRKPLRLWFHVMWWMMSQKTGASAKNLQHTMGFKRYETAWTWLHKLRHAMIRPGRDRLIGAVEVDETFIGGAENDTKGRETETKTLVAIGVELEEKKLGRIRFKVIPDASADSLIPFIKENITPGSCVITDGWLGYAPLRKENYQHVVHNISQSDESASTLLPHVHLVVSLIKRWLMGTHQGAVSQKHLSEYLDEYAFRFNRRLSTHRGKLFYRLMQQAVSTEPTFRQDIVS